CGAGGCATTTCTTCGCGTGCGCTTCGAGCGCAACGGCACCGACGGCCTGACAGGCTTCCGCCCGGCAGACCTGCACCACGTGGCGGCCGGGCGCGTGGCTGCGGAAGTGGTGATAGAAGGTGATCACGCCATGCACTTCGGCGCGCGACAGGTTCAGCCCCCTGGCGATGACCGGGACGGCCTGTTCCGGCACGTGGCCGAATTCGTCCTGGATGGCGTGCAGCATCGGCAGCAGCGCGCCGGGCAGATCGGCGTGGCGGTCGACCAGCGACTGAAGCTGTCGCCCGTCGACACCGGGAGCGGGGTGGTGCGATGACATGGCTCTCTGTCTCCTGCTGAATTCCTAATTGGAACTCTTGTTCATAATTGCTAATCAGCCACCATCAAGGTCCAATAATGGCTTCGCAACGGAGGTTAGCAGCCGGTCTTGCTTTTAACGATATGAAAACAAATGCCTAACATGCGCATCCAGATCGAGCCTGCATGGCGCTTCCGCAACGCCGAGGGCCGCGAGATCGACCCGCTGCTGTTCCGCGTGCTGGCGGCCGTGCAACGCAGCGGAAAGCTGACCGAGGCGGCGCGCGAAGTCGATTTCTCCTACCGCCACTGCTGGAACCTGATCCGCACCTGGTCGGCCTTTTTCGGCACGCCGCTGGTCGAGCTGTCGCAGGGCAAGGGGGCGGAACTGACGCCGCTGGGCGAGAAGCTGACCTGGGCGGCGCAGCGCATCCAGGCGCGACTGACGCCGCAACTGGAAAACCTGTCGGTGGAGATCGACCGCGAGATCAACGCGGCGCTGATGGATACCCACCCGGTGCTGCGGCTGCATGCGAGCCATGGGTATGCGATCGCGCTGATGCCTGAACTGATGGAGCGGGTGGCCGGCGTGCGGCTGGAACTGCAGTACCTCGGGTCGATTGACGCGCTGGGTTCGATGTCACGCGGCAGTTGCGACATCTGCGGCTTCCACCTGCCGAGCGGTCGCGTCACGCCGGAGCTGGCGGCGCGGCTGGGTCGTTACCTGAAGCCGCGCGCGCACCGCGTGATCCGCCTGGTCACGCGCACTCAGGGCCTGTTCGTGGCCGCCGGCAATCCGCTGGACATCCGCTCTCTGCGCGACCTCGTGCGTCCCGACGTGCGCTTCATCAATCGTCAGGCCAGCGCCGGCACACGTGTGCTGCTCGACCTGCTGCTGGCCGAACAGACCCTTGATGCGGACAACATCAGCGGCTATGAAACGGTGGAATTCACGCACGCGGCGGTGGCGGCGCACATTGCCAGCGGCATGGCCGACACCGGCTTCGGCGTCGAAGCAGCCGCCAGCCAGTTCAAGCTCGATTTCGTGCCGGTCGCCGAGGAGCACTACTTTCTCGCCTGCCGGCTGGAAACGCTGGAACTGCCGTCGATGCAGCGCATGCTCGATGCGCTGAGGTCGCCTGATTTTGCGAGCGCGGTGTCGACGCTCCCGGGCTATGCGCTCAATTCGCCGGGCGAGGTGCTGTCGGTGGTCGAGGCGCTGCGCGCCTGAGCACCGCTGGAGGTGGAAATGAAAAACGCCGCGTCAAGCGGCGTTTTTCTCTCAAGGCGGCGCAGGTGATCAACCTCGACGCATCGCGTCGAAGAACTCCCCGTTGCTCTTGGTGGCCTTGATCTTGTCGAGCAGGAATTCGATCGCTTCGAGATCGTCCATGTTGTACAGCAGTTTGCGCAAGATCCAGATCTTCTGCAGGATTTCCGGCTTCAGCAGCAGTTCTTCGCGGCGCGTGCCCGAGCGGTTCACGTTGATCGCCGGATAGACGCGCTTTTCCGCCATGCGCCGGTCAAGATGGATTTCCATATTGCCGGTGCCCTTGAATTCCTCGTAGATCACGTCGTCCATGCGGCTGCCGGTTTCGATCAGCGCGGTGGCAATGATGGTCAGGCTGCCGCCTTCTTCGACATTGCGCGCAGCGCCGAAGAAGCGCTTCGGCTTCTGCAGCGCGTTGGCGTCCACACCGCCGGTCAGCACCTTGCCGGAGGCCGGCTGCACCGTGTTGTAGGCGCGGGCGAGGCGGGTGATCGAATCGAGCAGGATGATCACGTCCTTCTTGTGCTCGACCAGACGCTTGGCTTTCTCGATCACCATTTCAGCGACCTGCACGTGGCGGGTGGCCGGTTCGTCGAAGGTCGAGGCAACGACTTCGCCCTTCACCGAACGCTGCATCTCGGTCACTTCTTCCGGGCGCTCATCGATCAGCAGCACGATGAGCAACGCTTCCGGGTGATTCACGGTGATCGCGTGCGCGATGTGCTGCATCATCACCGTCTTGCCGGTCTTCGGCGGCGCCACCAGCAGCGCGCGCTGGCCCTTGCCGATCGGCGCGATCATGTCGATGACGCGCGAGGTCGTGTTCTCTTCGCCGCGCATGTCGCGTTCGAGTTTCAGCGGCTCGGTCGGATGCAGCGGCGTCAGGTTCTCGAACAGGATCTTGTGCTTGGTCGCTTCCGGCGGCTCGCTGTTGATGCGATCGACCTTGACCAGTGCGAAATAGCGCTCGCCATCCTTCGGCGTGCGGATTTCACCCTCGATGGTGTCGCCGGTGTGCAGGTTGAAGCGGCGGATCTGGCTCGGCGACACGTAGATGTCGTCGGTTCCCGCCAGATAGCTCGCTTCCGGCGAACGCAGGAAACCGAAGCCGTCGGGCAGCACCTCCAGCGCACCGTCTCCGAAAATGCTCTCGCCCTTCTTCGCCCGGTTGCGCAGGATGGCGAACACGAGTTCCTGCTTGCGCAGCCGGTTGGCGCCTTCGATCTCGAAGGACTGGGCCATTTCGAGCAGCTGGCTTACGTGGAGTGCTTTCAGTTCGGAAAGGTGCATGGTGAAGATGTGCGACAGGCGGGGTGGGGAGATGGAGCGGTCTTCCGCTCCGGCGGGCAGGGCGCGGATACGCGCCCGCCGCGGGGTAGGTGTTACAGGTGACTGTCCAGGAAGGCGGTCAGTTGGGACTTCGACAGGGCGCCGACCTTCGTCGCCTCGACATTGCCGTCCTTGAACAGCATCAGCGTCGGAATGCCGCGAATGCCGAAGCGTGCGGGCGTTTCCTGATTCTCGTCGATATTGACCTTGGCCACGCGCAGCTTGCCGGCGTAGTCACGGGCCACTTCGTCGAGGATGGGAGCGATCATCTTGCACGGACCGCACCACTCGGCCCAGTAATCGACCAGAACCGGCAGGTCGGCCTTGATGACCTCGGCTTCGAAACTGGCGTCGGTGACGTGGTGGATGTGTTCGCTCATTGTTTCCTCGCGGTGCTTGACTGGGAAAGTGGATTCTGTGAATCGGAAGGTCTTCGGGGGTGTATCGGGAAGAACCGGATGCCTCGTGCCGGACGCCTCGGTTCGGGACGCCTGCAGGACTGGATGGATGTTGCGTGCCGAAAGGTGAGTGTCGGGTCGCTGGACTGGGTTTCCCGGCCACTCACGGAGCGGCCCGGTTCGGGGCTTGCTGAAACCTGGCCGCCGGAGTGATCACGGTATCGGCGTCCCCTGCGTCGGAGTTCAGGGTTTCTGCACTGTTTGCAAGATGCTAATACAAAAAACAGTCGGGCGTGCAGAGGCAGATGGCAAGGAAATACAAAAAGTCATGGCCACATGTCGCAGCGGCACGACAGCGTGGGCGAGGTGCCGCCGCGCCCCGGTGCTAAACTCCCGCGTCCGGAAGAGGTGCGGCGCGCCTGTGTTTAGCAGTCTGCAGGCTGCTCCCGCGTGCCGCGGCCCCTCGTGAATTCAGCCTTTTTCAGCCCATGCATGGCCTGCCTGCGAGTGCAGAGCCCCCGCCCAACGGAGAAATCATGACCTACGTCGTCACCGAATCCTGTATCAAGTGCAAATACACCGACTGCGTCGATGTGTGCCCGGTCGATTGCTTCCGCGAAGGCCCGAATTTCCTGGTGATCGATCCGGACGAGTGCATCGACTGCACGCTGTGCGTTGCCGAATGTCCGGCCGAAGCCATTTTTGCCGAGGACGACGTGCCGGCGGACCAGGTGCAGTTCATCGAACTGAATGCCGAACTGGCCAAGGAATGGCCGGCCATCATCGAGCGCAAGGACGCGCTGCCCGACGCCGACGACTGGGCCAAGGTGAAGGACAAGCTCGGCATGCTCGAGCGCTGAGCGCGCGCTCCGTTTCCTTTCTTCGCCCGCGCTGACGCATGAGCGGAGCGGGTTTCGACTCCGTCACGCTGTCCCCCGGTCCGGACCTGTTCGGCCGGGTGGCACGCATCCTCCTCGATCGTCACGGCGACGCGCTCGCCGACTGTGACCTCATCCTGCCGTCCATTGCGCTGGCACCGGCGCTGCGCAGCGCGCTGTCAGCTGCGGCCGGCCGAGCGCTGTTCATGCCGCGCGTGCTCACGCCGCAACTGCTGGCCGCGCGCTGGCGGGGCGATGCGGCGACCGACCCCGATTCGCGGCGGCTGCTCGGGCTGGTCGCCCAGTTGCGCCGGGTAGGTTGGCTGGGGGACGCCGACCTGTGGGCGGTCGCGCGCGAACTGATGGATCTCGCCGACACGCTGGCCGATGTGCCGGTGCCGGACGAGGCCGCGCTCGAAGGCGCATTCGCCCGGGCGCACGCACTGCACGACAGTGCGGCGCTGTCGCTCGAGGCGCGGCTTGTTCACGCGGTGTGGCTGGCTGACAGCACCGGCACCCCCGGTCATGCACGCGCGACGACGCAGGCGCTTTACCGGGCGGCCGCGGCAGCGCGCCGGCCGGTCGTGCTGCTGGCCGACACGCTCGATCCGGCGCCGGACTGGTTGACCGCGTTTGCACAGCGCGTGCAAGTACTGCACATCGGCGTGCGGCGCGCGGCGGATGAAGACGCGCTGTCGCGCGCGCTCGATGCCGCCTGGCCGGTTGCCGCCGACGATGCGCGCACGCTGTGGTCGCGCCGCGTGCCGGCGGACGCGGCGCAGCGTCTGCGTGACCGCGTGCGGCTGGTCAGTGCGCAATCGCTCGAACAGGAGGCGCAGCATGCTGCCACCTGCATTGTCCGCTGGCTGGCGGAGGGGCGCCGCCGCATCGCCCTGGTCGCCAGCGACCGCGAAGCCGCCCGCCGCACCCGTGCCCTGCTCGAACGCAGGCAGGTGCTGCTGGCCGACGAAACCGGCTGGAAGCTGTCCACCACGCGCGCCGCGGCGACGGTCGATGCCTTTCTGCAGTGCCTGGCGTCCGACGGCTATCACCGCGACCTGCTCGATCTGGTGCGCTCGCCCTATGTCGCAGGCACGATGGATGCCGACACGCACGCGCGGGCGATCGCCGAGGTCGATCACTGGGTGGTGCGGCGCAACCATGTCGACGGGCTGCAGGCCTTGCTCGCCGATGCGGCGCGCGAACTGGCCGGGCGGGCGGGCGCGGCGCTGATGGTTCCGTTCGCGCAGGCGGCGAACCTGATGCCGACCCAGGCCGCGCCCGCCGCCTTCTGGATCGAACGGCTGCTGGCCGCGCTCGATGCGCTGCAGGCGCGCACGGCCTTGCTGCAGGACGCCGCCGGCGCACAAGTGATCGCACTGCTCGAACAACTGCGTGCGGACAGCAGCGGTGTGGCGCTGGCACTGACCTTTGCCGACTGGCGCCAGTGGCTCAATGGCGAGTTCGAACGGGCGCTGTTCCGCGACACTGCGATCGACAGTCCTGTCGTGCTGACCCATCTTGCGGCGACCCGGCTGCGCGTGTTCGACGCCGTATACGTGATTGGCGCCGACGGCGAACATCTGGCGCCGCCGCAACTGCGCGGCGTGCTTGGCCACGAAGGGCTGCGGCGCGAACTGGGGCTGGCCGATACGCAGCAGGCGGCACGCCAGCTGCGCGAGGACCTCGCCGGGCTGATCCTGAACAGTGAAGAGATCGTGTTCAGCTGGCAGGCGCAGCGCAATGGCGAAGCCAATCTGCCCGGCGCCGACCTGCAACTGCTCGATCTGATGTTCGTGCGCGCCGGCCTGCCGAGTGCCGTCAGCGCCGCGCCGGCCCAGCCCGATCCCGAGCCGGCCGCGCTGCCGCGGCAGACCAGCGCGCCGGTGCTCGAAGCCGATCGGGTGCCGCAGCGGCTCACTGCCAGCGCGATGGCCGATCTGATGGCCTGCCCCTACCGCTACTACGCGCGCCGCGTGCTCGGCCTGGGCGAGGGCGACGAGGTCGAGGAAACGATGGGCAAAGGCAGCGTGGGCGAACTGGTGCATGCGCTGCTGCACGACTTTCATGTTGCGCACCCGCGCCTCGACAGCGAAACGCCGCAGGCGCTGGTCGATGACATGCGCGCGCGCATCGCGGTCGCCTTCGATGGCGCGATCAGTCGCAACTTCCAGGAACACGCGTGGGCCGATCGCCTGCACGACCGCGCCGACGCCTACGTTGCCTGGGCCTGCGCGCGCGAAGCCGAGGGCTGGGTTTTCGACAGCGGCGAGCAGTCGCGGGCGCGACCGCTCGACCTGCCGGACGGCGGCACGCTGTCGCTCGAAGGCCGCATCGACCGCATCGACCGCGGTGTCGCCGGCGTGTCGCTGCTCGACTACAAGCTGCGTAGCAGCGAAGCCGTGAAGAAGAGCGTGCAGGGCGGGGAAGATCTGCAGCTCGCTTTCTACACACTGCTCGAAGGCGACACGGTGAGCGAAGCCGCCTATCTGGCGCTCGACGAGCCGGCGCCGGTGCCGCACCCGCAGCCCGAGCCGCACGCGGCGGCCGAAGCGTTGCAGGGACTGATCGGCGCGCTGTTTCCGGCGCTGCGTGCCGGAGCCGCGCTGCCTGCGCACGGCGACGACCGCGCCTGCGCCTACTGCGAAATGCGCGGCCTGTGCCGCAAGGACTGGCGCGCATGAACGACGGCCTGCGCGCACTCGATCCATCTGCCAGCGTCGTCGTCGAGGCGTGCGCCGGCAGCGGCAAGACGTGGACGCTGGTGTCGCGGCTGATCCGTCTGCTGCTGGCGGGCGTGGCGCCGGGCGAGATACTGGCCATCACCTACACGCGCAAGGCGGCGCGCGAGATCGACGAGCGGCTGCAGCACTGGCTGGGCGAACTGGCGGTGGCGGACGACGCCGGCGTGATCGCCTTCCTCGATCAGCGCGGGGTCGATGCGCGCAATGACGCGGCGCTGATCGAGCGTGCGCGCGGTCTGTTCGAACGCGTCGCCGGCGCCCGCCCTGGGCTGACGATCAACACCTTCCACGGCTGGTTTTCGTCGCTGCTCGGTGCCGCTCCGCTGTCGGCCGGCCTCGGCGGGCTGCAGCTTGCCGAGCGCACCGCACGCCTGCGCGACCAGGCCTGGGGCGTGCTGATGCGACGTGCCGGCAGTGCGCCGGACGGCGAACTGGCGCAGTCGGTGCGCTGGCTGCTCGCGCAGGCCGGTCTCGCCGGCGCGCGCAGCCTCGCCGAAGCGCTGATAGAGCGGCGCGCCGAGTGGCAGGCCTGGCTGGCTGCGCACGACGGGCTCGATGGCGTGTTCGCGCATCTCGAGTCCTTCTTCGGCGCCGACCGTGAAGCACCGGTCGATGCGCTGGCACAGGACGCTACGCTGCGCGCCGCAGCGCTGGAACTCGCAAAGCTGCTGGGGCAGGGCACGGAGGCGCAGCAGCGCAAGGCGGTCGCGCTGGAGACGGCCGCCGGCCAGCGTGACGCCCGGGCCTTCTTCGACGGTCTGTGCGCCGAACTGCTGACCCGCGCCGGTGTGCCGATCGCGTTCAAGCCGGGCAAGGCGATGGAAAAGCTCGGCGCAGCCGAGCGCACGCAGCAGTTGTTCGAGTCCTGCGCCGAGCGCCTGCTGGCCTGCCTGCACGCGCTGAGCGACCGCGCCGCCTGGGAACTGAACCGGCACGCGCTGACCGTCGCCTCGGCCATGCTCGACGCCTACGACCAGGTCAAACGCGGCGCCGGCGTGCTCGACTTCGGCGACCTCGAATGGCACGCGGCGCGCCTGCTCGGCGACGCCCAGACCGGCCCCTTCGTGCAGGCAAGGCTGGATGCGCGCTACACCCACCTGCTGCTCGACGAGTTCCAGGACACCAATCCGCTGCAGTGGCAGGTGCTGATGCACTGGCTCGACGCCTACGCGCCGGATCAGGTGCAGCCACGCGTGTTCGTGGTGGGCGACCCGAAGCAGTCGATCTACCGCTTCCGCCGCGCCGATCCGCGCATCTTTGCGCACGCGCGCACGGCTTTCGCCGAGCGCTTCGGCGCCATCGACATCCGGCGCAACGTAACGCGGCGCAGCAGCCCGGCGGTGGTCGAGGTGGTCAATGCGCTGTTCGGCGCGCTCGACGTGTTCGAAGGTTTCGCGCCACACGGCACGACGCAGCTCGGCCTGCCCGGCGCGGTCGAGGTGCTGCCGGCTTTCGGCCACGACGTCGACGCGCCGGACGAGGCGACGACGAACGATGCCGGCCTGCGCAATCCGCTCACCACGCCGCGCGTAACGGTCGAGGACAGCAGGCGTCGTCGCGAGGCCGACGCGATGTGCGCGCGGCTGCAGGCAATGGTCGGGCGGGTCGCCGTGCGCGATGCGCACAGTGGCGCGGTGCGGCCGGCGCGCTATGGCGACATGATGATCCTGCTGCGCCGGCGCACCGGTCTCGCCGTCTATGAGGCGGCGCTGCGCGCGCACGGCATTCCGTACTTCGGTGCCAGCCGCGGCCGCCTGCTCGACACGCTGGAGGCAGCCGATCTGCAGGCGCTGCTGGGCTTCATCGCCGCGCCGGCCGATGCGCTGGCGCTGGCGCACGTGCTGCGCAGCCCGCTGTTCGCGCTGTCCGATGCGCACCTGCTGCGCCTGACCAGCGCCGGCTCCGCACTGTGGCCCGCACTGCGCGCTGCACGTGACGGCGACGACGCCGAACTCGCGCGTGCGGCGTCGCTGCTGAGCGACTGGCTGGCCGCCGCCGCGCAACTGCCGGTGCACGACCTGCTCGACCGCGTGTTCCACCGTGGCGAGCTGATGCAGCGCTATGCCGCCCAGGTCGATCCGATGGCCTGGCCGGGCGTGCGTGCGAATCTGGAAGCGTTCATGGAACTGGCGCTCAAGGTCGACAGCGGCCGCTTCCCCAGCATGCCGCGCTTTCTCGACGAACTTGCACGATTGCGCAACGAGGACGACGAAGCGCCGGACGAGGGGCTCATCCTCGGTGAGGATCCGGCACGCGGCCGCGTGCGCGTGCTTACGGTCCATGCGGCGAAAGGGCTGGAGGCGCCCATCGTCTGGCTGGCCGACGCCATCGCGAAGCCGCGAGCCGACAGCGGCGCGCGCGTGCTGCTGGCCTGGCCGCCGGGTGCGCCGGCGCCCGAACACCTGTCGCTGCTGCAGCGCAAGGAGAACCAGGGGCAGGCGCGCGCCCGTTTCATCGAGGCCGAAGCCCGCGCTGCGGCACGCGAGGACGCCAATCTGCTCTACGTCGCGGTCACCCGGGCGCGGCAGTTCCTGTTCGCCAGCGGCGTCAGCCCGGCGCGGGGCGTGGCCGAGGACAGCTGGCTGGCGCGTTTGCAGACGGCCCTGCGTGGCTGCCCGTCGGTACAGACCACCGACGACGGTGCACTGCGACTGAGTTCAGGCGCCGCCGATGCGTGCCCCGACATCGATACGGTTGCCGCGGCGCCGATGGCTGCCGAAGCTCCGCCATTGACACCGGTGGGCGAGCGTCGCGTCGTGGTGCCGATGAACGACGCACAGATCTGGGGTACCGGCCTGCACGCCTGGCTGGAAGCGCTGGCCTGCGGCGAGCCGCCGCCGCCGCGCCCGCCGGCGCTCGATGCGACGCGCTGGAGCGAACTTGAACGCCTTGCGCGCGCCATGACCGGCAGCGCTTCGCTGCGCCGTTTCTTCGATCCGGCGCTGCATCGCTGGGCGGCCAGCGAAGTGGAATTCGTGCTGCCCGACGGCAGCCTCGGCCGCATCGACCGCCTGGTCGAGTTCGACGACGAGATCTGGATACTGGATTACAAGAGCGGGGAGGGCGCGGGATTCGCCGGGGAGTATGCCGAACAGCTGAAGCGCTACGCCGAGTCGGTACGCCTGATCCGCCCCGGAAAGACGCCATGTGCGGCGTTGCTGCGTCCGGACGGGCGTCTGGATCGCCTTTTCTGAACGCCGGCGCTTTGCGGCGCCGACGCTTTTGACTACCATCGACGCATGGTCATCCGCAGCGCGCACCCCGTGCCCGCGCGGCGAGGAGGAGAGTGGCAACCATGCAAGTACATGAAATCCTGCGCATCAAGGGCACCGTGCTCTACACGGTGGCACCGCAACAGACGCTGGGCAACGCAGTCGTCACGATGACCGACCTCGACGTCGGTTCGCTGGTGGTGATGGAGCATGGCCGCATGGTTGGCATGCTCACCTTCCGCGAAGTGCTGCGCTCGGTGCGGGCGTCCGGCGGCGACTGGCAGTCGCTGACCGTATCCGCCGTCATGCATCGCGATCCGGCGACCGCCCACCCGGACATGGAAGTCGACGAACTGCGCCGACTGATGCTCGAGAACCGCTGCCGCTATCTGCCCATCATGGAAGGCGATACGCTGATGGGCGTGCTGTCCTTCCACGACGTCGCGCGCGCGATGCTGGAGGAGCAGAGTTTCGAGAACCGCATGTTGAAGAGCTATATTCGCGACTGGCCGATGGAAGACATGTCGGGTTGATGCCCGGCCGCACGATCATGCAGCACGCTGCCGCGTTCGCACGGCAGCGGCACGATGACGCGAGGAGGCGGTAATGGAGAAGGTGTGGCTCAAAAGCTACCCCAAGGGTGTTCCGGCCGAGATCGATCCGTCGGAGTTCATGTCGGTCGGCGAGGTGTTCGAGCGCAGCTGCCGCGAGTTCGCGGAGCGCGATGCCTATGTCTGCATGGGCAAGGCAATCACCTACGCGGAACTTGACCGCCTGAGCGCCGCCTTCGCGGCCTATCTGCAGTCGGTGCTCGGTCTCGCGCCGGGGTCGCGCGTCGCGATCATGATGCCCAATGTGCTGCAGTATCCGGCGGCGATGTTCGGCGCGCTGCGCGCCGGCTACACGGTGGTGAACTGCAACCCGCTGTATACGCCGCGCGAGCTCGAACACCAGCTCAACGACAGCGGTGCGGAAGTCATCGTCGTGCTGGAGAACTTCGCCTCGACGCTGCAGCGCGTGATCGACCGCACTTCGGTGCGTCACGTCGTCGTCACCGCGCTGGGCGACTTGCTGCCGGCGCCCAAGGGCTGGATCGTCAATCTGGTCGTGCGCCACGTGAAGAAGATGGTGCCGTCCTTCGACCTGCCGTCGGCGGTCCGCTTCAACGAGGCGATCA
The window above is part of the Methyloversatilis discipulorum genome. Proteins encoded here:
- the trxA gene encoding thioredoxin TrxA, giving the protein MSEHIHHVTDASFEAEVIKADLPVLVDYWAEWCGPCKMIAPILDEVARDYAGKLRVAKVNIDENQETPARFGIRGIPTLMLFKDGNVEATKVGALSKSQLTAFLDSHL
- a CDS encoding UvrD-helicase domain-containing protein, with the protein product MNDGLRALDPSASVVVEACAGSGKTWTLVSRLIRLLLAGVAPGEILAITYTRKAAREIDERLQHWLGELAVADDAGVIAFLDQRGVDARNDAALIERARGLFERVAGARPGLTINTFHGWFSSLLGAAPLSAGLGGLQLAERTARLRDQAWGVLMRRAGSAPDGELAQSVRWLLAQAGLAGARSLAEALIERRAEWQAWLAAHDGLDGVFAHLESFFGADREAPVDALAQDATLRAAALELAKLLGQGTEAQQRKAVALETAAGQRDARAFFDGLCAELLTRAGVPIAFKPGKAMEKLGAAERTQQLFESCAERLLACLHALSDRAAWELNRHALTVASAMLDAYDQVKRGAGVLDFGDLEWHAARLLGDAQTGPFVQARLDARYTHLLLDEFQDTNPLQWQVLMHWLDAYAPDQVQPRVFVVGDPKQSIYRFRRADPRIFAHARTAFAERFGAIDIRRNVTRRSSPAVVEVVNALFGALDVFEGFAPHGTTQLGLPGAVEVLPAFGHDVDAPDEATTNDAGLRNPLTTPRVTVEDSRRRREADAMCARLQAMVGRVAVRDAHSGAVRPARYGDMMILLRRRTGLAVYEAALRAHGIPYFGASRGRLLDTLEAADLQALLGFIAAPADALALAHVLRSPLFALSDAHLLRLTSAGSALWPALRAARDGDDAELARAASLLSDWLAAAAQLPVHDLLDRVFHRGELMQRYAAQVDPMAWPGVRANLEAFMELALKVDSGRFPSMPRFLDELARLRNEDDEAPDEGLILGEDPARGRVRVLTVHAAKGLEAPIVWLADAIAKPRADSGARVLLAWPPGAPAPEHLSLLQRKENQGQARARFIEAEARAAAREDANLLYVAVTRARQFLFASGVSPARGVAEDSWLARLQTALRGCPSVQTTDDGALRLSSGAADACPDIDTVAAAPMAAEAPPLTPVGERRVVVPMNDAQIWGTGLHAWLEALACGEPPPPRPPALDATRWSELERLARAMTGSASLRRFFDPALHRWAASEVEFVLPDGSLGRIDRLVEFDDEIWILDYKSGEGAGFAGEYAEQLKRYAESVRLIRPGKTPCAALLRPDGRLDRLF
- a CDS encoding PD-(D/E)XK nuclease family protein — protein: MSGAGFDSVTLSPGPDLFGRVARILLDRHGDALADCDLILPSIALAPALRSALSAAAGRALFMPRVLTPQLLAARWRGDAATDPDSRRLLGLVAQLRRVGWLGDADLWAVARELMDLADTLADVPVPDEAALEGAFARAHALHDSAALSLEARLVHAVWLADSTGTPGHARATTQALYRAAAAARRPVVLLADTLDPAPDWLTAFAQRVQVLHIGVRRAADEDALSRALDAAWPVAADDARTLWSRRVPADAAQRLRDRVRLVSAQSLEQEAQHAATCIVRWLAEGRRRIALVASDREAARRTRALLERRQVLLADETGWKLSTTRAAATVDAFLQCLASDGYHRDLLDLVRSPYVAGTMDADTHARAIAEVDHWVVRRNHVDGLQALLADAARELAGRAGAALMVPFAQAANLMPTQAAPAAFWIERLLAALDALQARTALLQDAAGAQVIALLEQLRADSSGVALALTFADWRQWLNGEFERALFRDTAIDSPVVLTHLAATRLRVFDAVYVIGADGEHLAPPQLRGVLGHEGLRRELGLADTQQAARQLREDLAGLILNSEEIVFSWQAQRNGEANLPGADLQLLDLMFVRAGLPSAVSAAPAQPDPEPAALPRQTSAPVLEADRVPQRLTASAMADLMACPYRYYARRVLGLGEGDEVEETMGKGSVGELVHALLHDFHVAHPRLDSETPQALVDDMRARIAVAFDGAISRNFQEHAWADRLHDRADAYVAWACAREAEGWVFDSGEQSRARPLDLPDGGTLSLEGRIDRIDRGVAGVSLLDYKLRSSEAVKKSVQGGEDLQLAFYTLLEGDTVSEAAYLALDEPAPVPHPQPEPHAAAEALQGLIGALFPALRAGAALPAHGDDRACAYCEMRGLCRKDWRA
- the rho gene encoding transcription termination factor Rho; translation: MHLSELKALHVSQLLEMAQSFEIEGANRLRKQELVFAILRNRAKKGESIFGDGALEVLPDGFGFLRSPEASYLAGTDDIYVSPSQIRRFNLHTGDTIEGEIRTPKDGERYFALVKVDRINSEPPEATKHKILFENLTPLHPTEPLKLERDMRGEENTTSRVIDMIAPIGKGQRALLVAPPKTGKTVMMQHIAHAITVNHPEALLIVLLIDERPEEVTEMQRSVKGEVVASTFDEPATRHVQVAEMVIEKAKRLVEHKKDVIILLDSITRLARAYNTVQPASGKVLTGGVDANALQKPKRFFGAARNVEEGGSLTIIATALIETGSRMDDVIYEEFKGTGNMEIHLDRRMAEKRVYPAINVNRSGTRREELLLKPEILQKIWILRKLLYNMDDLEAIEFLLDKIKATKSNGEFFDAMRRG
- a CDS encoding substrate-binding domain-containing protein, with amino-acid sequence MPNMRIQIEPAWRFRNAEGREIDPLLFRVLAAVQRSGKLTEAAREVDFSYRHCWNLIRTWSAFFGTPLVELSQGKGAELTPLGEKLTWAAQRIQARLTPQLENLSVEIDREINAALMDTHPVLRLHASHGYAIALMPELMERVAGVRLELQYLGSIDALGSMSRGSCDICGFHLPSGRVTPELAARLGRYLKPRAHRVIRLVTRTQGLFVAAGNPLDIRSLRDLVRPDVRFINRQASAGTRVLLDLLLAEQTLDADNISGYETVEFTHAAVAAHIASGMADTGFGVEAAASQFKLDFVPVAEEHYFLACRLETLELPSMQRMLDALRSPDFASAVSTLPGYALNSPGEVLSVVEALRA
- a CDS encoding formate dehydrogenase subunit gamma, coding for MSSHHPAPGVDGRQLQSLVDRHADLPGALLPMLHAIQDEFGHVPEQAVPVIARGLNLSRAEVHGVITFYHHFRSHAPGRHVVQVCRAEACQAVGAVALEAHAKKCLGIDFHETTADGAVTLEAVYCLGNCAVGPSLRVDDDIVGRVTPERLDAIVAELRTEVSA
- a CDS encoding CBS domain-containing protein, which gives rise to MQVHEILRIKGTVLYTVAPQQTLGNAVVTMTDLDVGSLVVMEHGRMVGMLTFREVLRSVRASGGDWQSLTVSAVMHRDPATAHPDMEVDELRRLMLENRCRYLPIMEGDTLMGVLSFHDVARAMLEEQSFENRMLKSYIRDWPMEDMSG
- the fdxA gene encoding ferredoxin FdxA, coding for MTYVVTESCIKCKYTDCVDVCPVDCFREGPNFLVIDPDECIDCTLCVAECPAEAIFAEDDVPADQVQFIELNAELAKEWPAIIERKDALPDADDWAKVKDKLGMLER